The Populus alba chromosome 6, ASM523922v2, whole genome shotgun sequence genome contains a region encoding:
- the LOC118030601 gene encoding probable membrane-associated kinase regulator 4: protein MLHEMATDQSDDYIDMELSSSSSFICYSISSPSRSREFEFQMSSVSHGRETTTSSADELFYKGKLLPLHLPPRLLMVQKLLQNPTTTTLNNKTEAAFAENYAIPFINSSTTPSTDTNTPLESCNISPSESRMISSELNPDEYFFEWPTEANSFLGDHQKKSWTKKLKQSSLGQKLKASRAYLKSLFGKSGCTDESCAEAACNTEEEAVSEGQDCMIKYMKVPKKNPYGDIDNGRYKISNALKRSIEKEIAEDPFRCQRRSFSGAIQWQSTTKSSLSPSSSTSISSSGSSSSSSSSFSFSSNGFCDLQLLKRSSSSNSEFESSIEGAIAHCKRSHQLFSSRKTSSEVGVCSLSAPVIAASGDQERPKLCGI from the coding sequence ATGCTACATGAAATGGCCACAGACCAATCTGATGACTACATTGACATGGAGTTGAGCTCCTCTTCAAGCTTCATTTGTTACTCCATTAGCTCTCCATCACGAAGCAGAGAGTTCGAGTTCCAAATGTCTTCAGTTTCTCATGGTAGAGAAACCACAACATCCTCAGCTGATGAACTCTTCTACAAGGGAAAACTCCTCCCTCTCCACCTCCCTCCTCGCTTGCTAATGGTTCAAAAGCTCCTCCAAAACCCCACCACCACTACCTTAAACAATAAAACAGAAGCAGCCTTTGCTGAAAACTATGCCATTCCCTTCATTAATAGCTCCACTACACCTTCCACTGATACCAATACCCCATTGGAATCTTGCAATATCTCACCGTCAGAATCTCGCATGATTAGCAGTGAACTAAACCCAGATGAATATTTCTTTGAATGGCCAACTGAAGCTAACAGTTTCCTTGGAGATCATCAAAAGAAGTCATGGACTAAGAAGCTAAAACAATCCTCACTTGGTCAAAAACTCAAAGCTTCAAGAGCATACCTAAAGTCTTTGTTTGGTAAGTCTGGCTGCACAGATGAATCCTGCGCTGAAGCAGCATGCAATACAGAAGAAGAAGCTGTTTCAGAAGGCCAGGACTGTATGATCAAGTATATGAAAGTACCAAAGAAGAATCCATATGGAGATATTGATAATGGCAGATACAAGATATCAAATGCCCTCAAGAGAAGCATTGAGAAAGAGATAGCTGAAGACCCTTTTCGTTGTCAAAGGAGGTCTTTCTCAGGGGCAATTCAATGGCAATCTACAACTAAGTCTTCTTTATCCCCATCCTCATCTACGTCCATATCTTCATCTggttcttcttcatcatcatcttcatccttTTCATTTAGTTCAAATGGGTTCTGTGACTTACAGTTGCTCAAGAGAAGTAGCAGCTCAAATTCAGAGTTTGAGAGTTCAATCGAGGGAGCGATTGCTCATTGTAAAAGGTCACATCAGCTGTTTAGTTCGAGAAAGACTTCAAGTGAAGTTGGAGTCTGTTCATTGTCTGCGCCAGTAATTGCAGCTTCTGGGGATCAAGAGAGGCCTAAACTATGCGGCATATAA